A window from Cryptomeria japonica chromosome 1, Sugi_1.0, whole genome shotgun sequence encodes these proteins:
- the LOC131062506 gene encoding uncharacterized protein LOC131062506: MSSKEKPTLGGARIKTRKRNIAAPLDPATFADAVVQIYLEHDGNLELTAKSIESADLDFSRYGDTFFEVVFTGGRTQPGTVKPEECDRHTFAVLNCEPSRQSILPSVLYIQKILRRRPFLIKNLENVMRKFLQSLELFEENERKKLAVFTALTFSQKLSGLPPETVFQPLLKDNLVAKGIVLSFITDFFKEYLVDNSLDDLIGLLKRGKMEDNLLELFPVQKRTTEAFAEHFSKEGLGALVDYNEKKIFDVKLKELKAALMTLITENSDIDDVIENVKQRHKESNLPDIEIVRLLWDALMDSVQWSGKNQQQNANLALRQVKAWAKLLNTFCTSGKLELELIYKVQIQCYEDAKLMKLFPEIVRSLYDMDVLAEDTILLWFRKGSNPKGRQTFVKSLEPFVKWLEEAEEEE, from the exons ATGAG CTCGAAGGAGAAGCCCACTCTTGG CGGTGCGCGGATTAAGACCCGCAAACGGAATATTGCAGCTCCTTTGGACCCCGCAACATTTGCGGATGCAGTGGTACAGATCTATCTTGAGCATGACGGCAACTTG GAACTTACTGCCAAGAGCATTGAGTCTGCAGATCTTGACTTCTCAAGATATGGTGACACGTTTTTCGAG GTGGTCTTTACAGGAGGTCGCACACAACCTGGTACCGTAAAGCCTGAAGAATGTGATCGGCATACCTTCGCTGTTTTGAATTGTGAACCTTCAAGGCAGAGTATCTTGCCATCTGTTCTTTACATACAGAAGATACTACGCAGGAGACCTTTCCTAATCAAGAATCTTGAAAATGTTATGCGAAAGTTCTTGCAGTCACTTGAACTgtttgaagaaaatgaaagaaagaagcTTGCTGTTTTCACTGCACTCACTTTCTCTCAGAAACTGTCTGGGCTACCACCAGAAACTGTTTTTCAACCTCTCCTTAAAGACAATCTTGTGGCCAAAGGCATTGTGCTTTCATTCATTACGGACTTTTTTAAGGAGTACTTGGTGGATAACAGCCTTGATGATCTCATAGGACTGCTGAAGAGAGGaaagatggaagataatctacTGGAATTGTTTCCAGTGCAGAAGCGTACTACGGAGGCATTTGCAGAGCACTTCAG CAAGGAGGGTCTTGGAGCTCTTGTtgattacaatgaaaagaaaatctTTGATGTAAAATTGAAGGAGCTGAAGGCTGCATTAATGACCTTGATTACTGAAAATAGTgatattgatgatgtgattgaaaaTGTTAAACAACGCCATAAAGAGTCAAATCTACCTGACATTGAAATTGTGCGTCTCTTATGGGATGCTCTTATGGATTCTGTACagtggtctggcaagaatcaacagCAAAATGCAAATTTGGCCTTGCGTCAG GTCAAGGCATGGGCAAAACTTCTTAATACATTTTGCACGTCTGGAAAACTTGAGTTGGAGTTAATTTACAAGGTCCAAATTCAGTGTTACGAGGATGCCAAGCTTATGAAACTCTTTCCTGAAATTGTAAGGTCACTCTATGACATGGATGTTCTTGCTGAAGATACTATATTGCTGTGGTTTCGTAAGGGCAGCAACCCAAAGGGCAG ACAAACTTTTGTGAAGTCACTGGAGCCTTTTGTGAAATGGTTAGAAGAAGCTGAGGAAGAAGAATAA